The genome window AGGAGATTGGTATATTGGTACTGTTAAGTTAGAAAGGGTCTTCATCTTATTGTTATGTATTGTTCGTAGGTGTGGGACTCGGATCAGAAACATCTTCGCAGGGATCAGGTGGGTCAAGAGATTAATCGATATGAATGGGTGATTGATCGCTTTTTTGcagagagtaatctcgtgctccGAACTCAAGACTATCGATCATTTTTGTATATAGGAGAATTTCTTCGTTTTTCAAGTTGCTTCAATTATGCTCTTCACTTTGTATCTCTCCCTGAAGcgtagaattggatgatgggtcatggaagaacagctcagattccagaaaggtcacatcTAAAGTGACATATGTACGTCaggtaggagggtgataacagcggtagcctttctgatgagtggcataacctacaaaaacacaacaaagcgcacatggatcaagtttgtTACGGTgttttttgtggagatgaacgaaagccacacatTTAAAGATTCTAGGTGTGAGTACTAAAACAGATGGCAGGGGCCCATGTTGTGCAAGCACttgtaagggagttttaaaggtcaatACACTAAAAAGCATGCAGTTGATTAGGTGAACTAcggtgacaatagcatcatcctAGTGATGGCGAGCAGcatgagcgccaatcagaagtgctcgggcagtttcaagaagatgttgattctttcgttcaacaacaccattttgttatGGTGTCTAAGAACAAatcgtctcatggataattccatgttgttggaagtaagcctgaaagtcatgattgacaaattacgaagaatttatttttgagCATTGAACTaagttttcatttgtttgtggaaaaactaaaaaggggaaaacactttgtttttattcttcagcaaataaaataatgtcatccgtgtacaatcatctacgaatgtgacaaaccaccGAACGCAAGAAGGAGTAGTGATAAGTGAAAGTAATCAAACATTGTGAATTAACGTAAACGGAATAGTACATTTGTTCGTACTCAATGGATAGGGCACATAGTGACTCTTGGTCAAAATAAAAGTGTCACATGTGAAGTCAAAGTCCTTGAAACCTAAGAATAAATCTagtataagatgcttcatataactaaaagacggatgtcccaTTCGATGGTGCCAtaaccagatttgcttttgtttgctatcgAGGGATGCATCACATTATTAGCCATGCCAGGACTGAAGTCATCtacataatatagcccccctcttagtaccacgaccaagaatctTCTTAGTGTAAATATCctaaagcaaacaaaaactcagatatatgagtacacaacaattcaattgttcagtaagctgactaacGGACATCAATTTATTGGATAAaaatggaacaagtaaagtattaaACAGtatgagagaggatgagagtgcaacagtgTCAGCCCCTATCATAGGATAAGTAACTCCATTGGCGTTAGCAATACAAGTTCGTCGGGGTTGagtagtattcagaaaatcatcaggataaaatgtcatatgatcagttgcactGGAATCAATTACCCAATTCTTGGGATCAATCATATTCGAAGCATGGAATTCATAACCAATACCATTACTAGTCGTGTCGTGTTGTGTTCGATCTTTGAGAGTAGCCCACCATTTGGGGTAGCCATGCAATTTTaaacaagtctcacaagtgtgtctcAGATGACCACAATATGCACAATCTCatccatgtgtcggggtcgttagtcgggaagtcataatctgtgcagcggaagatgcataggatacaggttTAGTAGGAATTCGGATCGAGATCTGAGTCTGAGTTAGGGCCGGAGTCGAAGTCGAAGTCGGGATCTAggtctgaatcagagacaaattcggggtCAGGGTCATCATCGAAGTCGGGGTCAGGGTCAGGGTCGTCGAAATAGGATCCTGATTCAAGATCGGGTTTGGGGTCATCAAAATAGGATCCCGATTCATGATCGGATTCGGGGTCAAAGTTTGCATTTGTAGGAGCTGAGCCACTTGGGCATTCAACTCGGCTATGGTTGgttgagaagaaaataatgagtcggtggtgctacctctataagggttgaaaaaatcatcaaccccaaTAGCGGCCGGCAGGGATCgaaactagagtcagcaattttaagatcgccgctctgatactatgctaaaatatgaaacctaatatgagaatatttgtttgtgggaattttctgtctCCTTATAAGaagtcatatttataataaaatgaaattttaatgagtaagtaaataataaatttttatttttatttacaataaaaaataaaaaaataaaaaattataattataattataaggAAAAtccttggtgtgtaaggaataaactCAATGATCCATTAGTAACGCAAACACTATTTAATAGGAGCAGATCGAGAACTTCCTGGTTAGATCTCCCAGAATGTGTAAAAGCAGATATAAGTCTCCGCACTGGCCAAACTTCAATTGGTCCCGGCAGTCCACAACATAAGGTACTCAACTGCTGCActtctttcccttttctcACAAGGCCAAAAGAACCCAGAAACTCAGAGCCAAAGACTGATCAGTTttctcagagagagagagaaggagccATGAACAATAGGAACTTGTTACTGCTGAAGATCCTTCTGTTTCTCTTTGCcttaaactctctctctctctgcctctaCTTCACTTCTCACTCCAGAACATTAACTCCAAGCCAAACCGACACCCAAGCCCGCCATTCTTTGTCCCTGAACCGCCTCCCCTTAACAGATCAAAATCGCCACCCGTACCGCTATTCGAAGCCATGGCCTATTTTGCCCTCTTACCTCCCTTGGTCTCAGACAACCCAAGTTCCCTTTCGCTCCTGCGAGGCCTATTTTGGCAATGGGTTCACTAACAGAGTCGATCTCTTAAAACCCAAGAAGGATTTGACCTTGAATCGCATGGGTTGGTTCAAGTGCTGGTTCAGTGAGACCTTGAGAAGCTCAGTATGTGAAGGAGGGGGGCTCAGAATGGACCCAGGGAAGATTAAAATGTCAAGAGGTGGTGAGATTTTGGAGGAGGTCATTGggagaggagaggaagaggagtTGCCTGAGTTCCAAACCGGTGCCTTTCAGATAGACGGAGGAGATGGGATTAGTGGAGAGGATCAAAGGCTTGTGACCCAAGAGTTTCTTGATGAGTATGTGCCTCATGGTGAGATTGTGAAACACACCATGAGAGAATTGATTGGGTCTGTTCGGATCGTGCCCACCACAGAGCTTCAGTGCAATGAGGTTAGTTGGGTTTTGTTAGTTTCTATTTTTGGATTTGGCAGTTGATTATAATTATGAGAGGTTTTAATCCATTTGTTGTGAGGGTTGATGTGATTTTGGTTTATAGGGTTTCAAATTGCTGAGCTTTCTTTAAGGAACTGCtgttttttgggggttttgtTATATGTGAGTTTAGTGATAGGTTTTGGTTTCCTGGGTTTGATTTGCATTATGGTAATGTATTCTACGTTTTGGGAGTTTCCAAGATTGGAGATTTGCTATATGGGTCTgttaaaaatgattttttatgGTTTCGATTTTTCAAATCTGTGGAATTGAATGCATATGGTGCTGGAAGAAAATTTAATGGCCTAATTACTTGGAAGTAATGTAATGCAATTGTGAATGCAACTTTTGTTAATTACCGAATAATGGGGAGTTTCCTTATCTAAAGTGGATGCAGATTAATTGTCTGCTaaaatttggtgttgaaataatttatataaagaaagaaaaaaactgcAACTTTGAGAGAATGGCTATAACTCagctcttctttttcttcttgtaattGTAGTTAATGTTCTATAATGATTATagtattattttcttctttctaaaTCTGGTATAAAAGTCTGTACTTGCAGTGGATTGAGGAGCCAACACTTCTGGTGACACGCTTTGAGTATGCAAATCTTTTCCACACATTCACGGATTGGTATAGCGCTTATGTAGCTTCAAGAGTCACTGGCTTACCTAATCGACCTCATTTAGTCTTTGTAGATGGACACTGTAGGGTACGTGTGattgacttttcttctttgcatATTTTGTTCCTTTCGTAACATTTTCGCTATAATACTTCCCATTCTACTGGCTACACAGGTATGTATGTGCACGCAATGCTAGGGGTGTAAATTAACTTTTTATCATGATTTATCATTCGAGGCATGCAATagttattttttgtttcctttttattgAAAGGAAGAGGCATACACTATTTCttttaacaatttaaaaaagtCCATATATTTTCTGGAGCAAGGAGGGCAGTTGATGTccttttatataaatgttaAGAATATTACAATGATGATATTTCAGATGATGCTCTATACCCCTGGTTTCTATAATTCCCTGTCTAAGTTTCTGTGTACCAAACTTGGTGTAAACCAAGAACACACCTTTACAAGGCTCATGACTGATTGagagaaaatcaaaatatgaaactcccaaatttttttctgaACTAATCCTCATTAGAAATGAGATCCTTTGTATATGTGATTAGATGGGATGAATAGAATATTATCAGCCATAAAAGGAGGGACTTTATAGGTGAGCTGACTGTCAAGTTCTGACAGAAACCAGGACAGGGTACCAGGGAGCCTCTACAGTCCGTAATATATTGATAGTGATGCTCTTACTAAATATTTCTTCAATGGATGGTCTTCGCTTAAGATGGAAGCAGTGAGGATGTCCTCTTGAGGATAGAGGAGTATCGTTCGTTGGTTattctgtttttgttgttcTATATTCAATTCTTCCTCCTAAGATTTCAATGTTACCATCTATAGGAGTATAATGCAGCAATACTTTTATCAAATTTCATCATTTATAGTGAAAAGCATGTTGAGTTTGTTCTGTTTGAATGCTGGTCAATGATTCCCTGTTTCTGATCTCTCTTACTTTGGTGGTCATTTTCAGGCATCTCTGGAAGAAACATGGAAAGCATTATTTTCTAGCCTTAGATATGCTAAAAACTTTAGTGGTCCAGTTTGTTTTCGTCATCTTATTCTCTCACCTTTGGGATATGAAACTCCACTATTTAAGGGGCTGAATGAAGATATAAATTGTCATGGTGCATCTGCACCCGACCTGTGGCAACACCCTGATGACCAGAAAACTGCTCGATTATCAGAGTTCGGTGAAATGATTAAAGCCGCTTTTGGATTTCCAGTGCATAGACATCGTATTGAGAAGCCAGCCTCAGGTCCTAATGTCCTTTTTGTTCGACGTGAAGATTATCTAGCCCATCCACGTCATCATGGTAAAGTTGAGTCGAGGCTAAGTAATGAACAAGAAGTGTTTGATGCCTTAAAGAGCTGGGTATCTAATCATAAGGAATGCAAAATAAACCTTGTGAATGGACTGTTTGCACACATGTCCATGAAAGAGCAAGTCCGGGCCATTCAAGATGCTTCTGTTATTATTGGTGCTCATGGTGCAGGTCTCACACACATAGTATCTGCAATGCCAAAAACCGTGATTCTGGAGATTATTAGTAGTCAATATAGACGGCCACATTTTGCATTAATTGCCGGGTGGAAAGGGTTGGAATATCATGCCATTAATCTTGAGGGGTCATTTGCCAGTCCACCAGTTGTTATTGACAAGCTTAACAACATAATGAGAAGTCTTGGGTGCTGAAAATTATTTGGTTTTGGCAGAAACAAATCCATCTCAATGCTGGAAGCGGGAGTGATTGAGAATCCTTTCTGCCTTCTGTGTCTGTTCCATGTACcaccatttctttttcctcagGAATGCTAAAGCCGTTTTACACAATTCAGATAGAAGCTTGTTTTACTGAATATAGAGTAGATAACCAAAGTTCTTGGACAATTGATCTGTAATTTTAGGATTTACCTTATGAAACTTAAAATGTGGCTACCTAAGCAATGGTACTGGAAACTTGGAAGGTGTTGGCCTCACTTTGCAAAGGGATATGGGCATTGTGCAAGATTGGCCAAAAATCAGCTGAGGGAGGTAAAAGCAGTTTGTAGATGTGTGCGGGTATGGTATGATCCCTTGACACCCAAAATCATTGTGTTTTTGAGTTCATTTCATCAGGTAAATCGCCTGACCGGTTGAGGCATTGTGTTGCTTGTAGTATACTGATTCTTTTCTACTCACACCATATCATCTTGTACAATAGATTAATGCGTGTATGATTGTATCCCATTTTTGTTATATACtaataaatttgtttctttttcgttGTTAAAACTAAGGTGGATGTTGCATATGCCTTCAGCAATTTAGTCTCGTACTGTTTCTTCAGAATAAAGTTCTCGAATGCTACGGATTGACAGGAAAATTACCAATGTACATGCATTTGCACAAaggatttgaatttatttgatgtgtaataTTTGCTACCTCAACAATATCACACCTATTCAATTGTTATGGTGGCACATGAATTGAGATGGTTCTTTCCAACTTAAGTGATCAAATTGAAGTGGTGGTTTTGAAAAGTACTTCAATTATTCTGTGGAACCGAGGTTTCTAATGTCCAAACCACCAATACTGAGCCACTAAATTTAAGCTACACGACTAAGTGGTAGACCTCCCTTCTTAAACCGCTAAACCAAGAAACCTAAGCCATTAAACCACATTAAGGAATAACTAACGATACAGTCTCTTTTTACTCTAATTAAAAGAGATCTACAACGATTGGCTACTCTCACTACTAAAGCCAAGGCAGATTCACAATCCCGAGTTAGAAGGATTTACGTGTGACATCCAACTGTCAGTTGCCATGGGTATGGATTTATATTGGAAATTACAGATCGCGTACCATCGAACACTAATGACACTACACACAGTGTAGGGACTTTACCAACTAAACCAACCCTCGTTTGCAAGATACCCACAAAGTTGTTGGTTGCAAGTCCAATATTAATCATCCATGCTGTAGTGGCTTATAGTCTACAATTTAGGGTATTGCAATTGATGAGCTGTTTGCTATTATAAATTTGGGGAAGGCCTCAAGCtctaatctttttttttttttctctcaattCTTTTATATGATATGTGATCCATCTATAAAAGAGAATtgacaaaaggaaaaaactaaaaaacagaaaagacaaaaaattgaattctGGTATGTCACAGTTGAGGGACATCGCAAAGCAAATTGACTTCTTGGTCTCTTTCCGTGGTCAAGGCAAAAGCTCTCTGCGTCGTCTTTCTTGCTCTGCCTGAGCCTCCGCGTTGTATTCCAAAAGGcgtagctctctctctctttcaggTACAATTTATCTTTGACCGATATTGAGCTCTCATCAAttgtctctcaaataaaacTGGTATCAGCTTAATTCACAGCTTAAATCACCAATATGGAGTACCCTCTATGTATATGATGAAATGCCACACAGAGATGTTTGTTCTTAGAACTCATTGcgtatgttttctttttctttgtacaAGGAATGGGTAGTTGACTCACGTAAGTTCATATCTGCATAGAATTTCATTTGGAACCGCTTTGTTCTATAAGTTAGGTTTGTGAGATTATGTTTCTTGTTTGATGCATTGCATAGGGAAATTTGCAAGCAAAGGTCCCAGGAAATGGTGGTTTGCTTTCCGTCCACGCCCAAGAGGTTGGCTATGACAATAGGATGCTTCATTTCTGCTGCTGctctttttgcttttggtgCTCATATCTCTTATGTCAATGTTGCCCCGCAACAAGCTCGAACCAAAGCTCGAAATGAGTTTGTGAGAGAACGGCTGAAACAGAAGTATGGCAAATGATAGAACACGCAGTATTGGCATATCGCAGTTGGGTTTTCGGATTGCATGCcgttgaaagaaaaaaatgacgattgtgaattttatGATCATACCATTCAGGGATGAACATCCtgctcttgtttttcttttctttttttctttttgtttacaTTGTACGACATACAACAGGGATGATAAATGATTTTGATGGCCATGATTTGATTGCATTTGGATGCAATTGATAGGTTTGAGAATCATAATTGAATCTGCGTTTTAAAAATCTTTTGAGTGCAATTTGGTGGATAGTAATGGTTACTTTCACAAAGAAAAGCATGGTGGAAAGGTGCCTGAATTGCTGCTTCTCTGGCTGCTCTGGTTTGCCATCCAAGCTCCACCATAAAGTGTTTCAAGCCCAAGCCACGACCCATATccccacaaaaacaaaaaccagaaGACCCTTTCTGCTTCTCCACCAAAGGGTTCAAAACAACACGGTGTTGTAATTGGAAAGGAAGTGCCTTCAAAACCCAAGGAAAAACCATGCCCAAggcagcttcttcttcttcatctgcaAGCAAGTCCAAAAAGAGCACAAAGACAAAAGCCTAAAAACCCATTAACTTGATCTCGGAGCTTGTTGGAGGGGACCCTTCCATTGGTGTTGTGGAGAGTATTATCCGCTCAGGTTGGGTTGGTGAAGTAGGCCTCACAATTGAGAAGGTGTTGAAGGTGCACCACAGTTTGGATGTTCTTCATGGTTTTGAAGAGTAAAGGAAGATGGTGAAATCCAAGTATGAAAAGGATCGGATTTGTAAGAGGGTGGAGAGGTTGGTGGTTGATGGGAATGAGTTTCCGGATTTGTAAGAGGGTGGAGAGGTTGGTGGTTGATGGGAATGAATTTCCGCAATTCCATGGTGCCGCCGTTACTTGTTCATTAGGGATCAATGGCTTATCAACCATTTGTAAAAAGAAATGCCAAGTTTGCAGGATAATAGCTTCTGGCTTTGACACCGGAGATAGGACCATTTCTTCGTCCACGAAAGTTGGAAGGCACATGAGAAGGCGGCCAAGGAATGTGCTGAGAAAGGAGAGTGTGCAAGGAAGGCCATTGTGGTGTGTGGAGTGATTGCAGGGCGCATTGCTCATTATCAT of Prunus dulcis chromosome 4, ALMONDv2, whole genome shotgun sequence contains these proteins:
- the LOC117625897 gene encoding beta-1,2-xylosyltransferase; this encodes MNNRNLLLLKILLFLFALNSLSLCLYFTSHSRTLTPSQTDTQARHSLSLNRLPLTDQNRHPYRYSKPWPILPSYLPWSQTTQVPFRSCEAYFGNGFTNRVDLLKPKKDLTLNRMGWFKCWFSETLRSSVCEGGGLRMDPGKIKMSRGGEILEEVIGRGEEEELPEFQTGAFQIDGGDGISGEDQRLVTQEFLDEYVPHGEIVKHTMRELIGSVRIVPTTELQCNEWIEEPTLLVTRFEYANLFHTFTDWYSAYVASRVTGLPNRPHLVFVDGHCRASLEETWKALFSSLRYAKNFSGPVCFRHLILSPLGYETPLFKGLNEDINCHGASAPDLWQHPDDQKTARLSEFGEMIKAAFGFPVHRHRIEKPASGPNVLFVRREDYLAHPRHHGKVESRLSNEQEVFDALKSWVSNHKECKINLVNGLFAHMSMKEQVRAIQDASVIIGAHGAGLTHIVSAMPKTVILEIISSQYRRPHFALIAGWKGLEYHAINLEGSFASPPVVIDKLNNIMRSLGC